The region GGCATAAAGATGGGAGTCTCAAAAACGCCGTGAGGGGTATAGAGCCTGCCGGCTCGTGCTCCGGTCTTGCTACATTGTTTTATCAATTCAAACGTAATGGCCAAAGGCACACCTCCTTAACTTATAGGATGAGCATTGCGTCGCCAAAGCTGAAAAACCGGTATTTCTCGCGGACCGCAGTATGATAGGCATTCATAATATTTTCCCGTCCCGCCAGAGCACTAACCAACATGAGCAGCGTCGACTGGGGCAGATGAAAATTAGTAACTAGGGCATCGACAACTTTAAAGCGGTAACCAGGATAAATAAAAATATCGGTCCAGCCGCTGCCGCTTTCCACACTCCCGCCGGCGCCCACCGTCTCCAGCGTGCGGACCGCCGTAGTGCCGACAGCAATGATGCGCCCGCCTGCTTGCTTGGTCCGATTAATTAAACCGGCGGTTTCCGGCGATACCGAGTAATACTCGCGGTGCATTGTATGCTGGGTAATATCTGTGACCGTAACGGGACGAAAGGTTCCCAGACCGACATGGAGCGTAATAAAGGCCAGGTTAATCCCCTTTGCCCTAATGCGGTCGAGCAGGGCGGGCGTGAAGTGAAGCCCGGCGGTGGGGGCGGCCGCCGAACCGCGTTCCTTGGCATAAACGGTCTGATAGCGGTCTTTGTCCGCTAATCGGGCTTTAATATATGGCGGCAAAGGCGTTTCCCCCAGCCGGTCTAAAATCTCTTCAAAAACACCGGAATAGTTAAAGCGGACAATACGGCCGCCATAATCGGTAGACGCCAATATCTCGCAGGAAAGTTCGTCGCCAAAAACTACCTGGGTGCCGGGCCGGGCGCGTTTGCCTGGTTTAACCAGCGTTTCCCACTCATCACCCGTTAACCGGTTTAGCAAAAAAACTTCAACTTTTCCGCCCGTACCGGCTTTGGCGCCGATTAACCGGGCAGGGATAACCTTAGTATCATTAAAAACCAGGGTATCCCCTGGCTGTAAGTAATCAGGCAAATTATAAAACCGGCGATGTTCGATGTTCCCTGTTCGCCGGTCCAGCACCAGTAGCCGCGAATGGTCGCGCGGCTCACAGGGCTGTTGGGCAATTAGTTCTTCAGGCAAATAATAATCAAACTCAGTGACAAGCATTCTTGGCTCCTTAGTATATCTTGGCAATATCCACACCTTGGTAATAGTGTTTCAATATCTCCTTAAAATATGCGGTATCCCCTGGGGGCGCCTTTTCGGCCATCGCTTTTGCCCCCCACTGGGAGAGCCCGACGCCATGGCCCCAGCCGTAACCTGTTATAACGATCTTTTCATTCGGGCGGCCGGTAAAACGGCGAATATTGGGCTGATCACCAAACCACGCCTGTTCCGGACGTGGCGGTAAATTGATTTCGACCAGCTTTTTGTCGTGATCGCCGTAACTATCCGTTATTTCAACCTCAAATGTTTTTGGGACAGGCACGACGATGGCCAAATCAAACAGCGTGCTGCTCAACCCTAAGAGACTGCGCACTTTGACCCCTGTCAGCTGCACCGTGCCCTGATCGCCAATAAACCGGATGGTTTTGACCCGTCCGGATACACCCCGGTCGGACGCGGCGACAGGTGGCGCCGTTAGCCGGGAAAGCTCAACAGCCTGCAGCCGTCCGATCCCATAGCCGGACTGGCGGAGAAGCTCTTCCAGTTCGGTAACCGCTACCTGCTTCTCCCATTTAAAATGGGGGGCCGCTTGGTCGAAATCAGGTACTCCCCGCAAATACGGCCGATAGGTTCCCCATACGTTCTCGCTGTTTTCCGTATAACCGCCGCCACTGCTGTGAAAGTAGGCCGATATAAGCTGCCCGCGATATTGGATAACCATTCCCCTCGTCTCATCTACCGCTTGCGTAGCGCGGGGCGCTTCACTGTCGCGTCCCCCATAAACCTGACAATCGG is a window of Sporolituus thermophilus DSM 23256 DNA encoding:
- the queA gene encoding tRNA preQ1(34) S-adenosylmethionine ribosyltransferase-isomerase QueA, encoding MLVTEFDYYLPEELIAQQPCEPRDHSRLLVLDRRTGNIEHRRFYNLPDYLQPGDTLVFNDTKVIPARLIGAKAGTGGKVEVFLLNRLTGDEWETLVKPGKRARPGTQVVFGDELSCEILASTDYGGRIVRFNYSGVFEEILDRLGETPLPPYIKARLADKDRYQTVYAKERGSAAAPTAGLHFTPALLDRIRAKGINLAFITLHVGLGTFRPVTVTDITQHTMHREYYSVSPETAGLINRTKQAGGRIIAVGTTAVRTLETVGAGGSVESGSGWTDIFIYPGYRFKVVDALVTNFHLPQSTLLMLVSALAGRENIMNAYHTAVREKYRFFSFGDAMLIL
- a CDS encoding SpoIID/LytB domain-containing protein yields the protein MIRRIIYLTALLCFFVSAAAGAQVSPQSARAAEPLIRVGIWTNQPNVLVSASRPFTIVDRMSDEVLGVYQAGERVSLAYKNGVIVLNGKPLETRSIGVVLNGKGERYIEVNKRRYRGDIEVHPTHGETGLTVVNILPVEQYLYGIIAREISPEWAIEAVKAQAVAARTYALYNLGKHADDGFDVCATTDCQVYGGRDSEAPRATQAVDETRGMVIQYRGQLISAYFHSSGGGYTENSENVWGTYRPYLRGVPDFDQAAPHFKWEKQVAVTELEELLRQSGYGIGRLQAVELSRLTAPPVAASDRGVSGRVKTIRFIGDQGTVQLTGVKVRSLLGLSSTLFDLAIVVPVPKTFEVEITDSYGDHDKKLVEINLPPRPEQAWFGDQPNIRRFTGRPNEKIVITGYGWGHGVGLSQWGAKAMAEKAPPGDTAYFKEILKHYYQGVDIAKIY